A stretch of Candidatus Nanogingivalaceae bacterium DNA encodes these proteins:
- a CDS encoding site-2 protease family protein has product MVFTIIISLISILIAMIVHEFSHGFIAYLLGDETAKKDGRLTLNPLAHMDPYISVVLPILCVFSNLPVIGGAKPVPVDFEELKWKKWGMALVAFAGPLSNFILAFLAYAIMHAFNVSYGDLATGFSVFVKINLSLAIFNLIPIPPLDGSRILYPIAPEFVQDFFDKLESYGPIFILMIMFLFSTVISSYISLCMSFTLEGFAVLLRFFGL; this is encoded by the coding sequence ATGGTTTTTACAATTATTATTTCGTTGATTTCGATTTTGATCGCAATGATTGTTCATGAATTTTCGCATGGTTTTATTGCATATTTGCTAGGTGATGAGACAGCTAAAAAGGACGGTCGGTTAACTCTAAACCCTTTAGCACATATGGATCCATATATTAGTGTAGTTTTGCCGATTCTATGCGTATTCTCAAACCTTCCTGTAATTGGGGGCGCTAAGCCGGTTCCTGTTGATTTTGAAGAGCTTAAATGGAAAAAATGGGGAATGGCCTTAGTTGCGTTTGCAGGACCACTCTCTAACTTTATTCTGGCTTTTTTGGCATATGCAATAATGCACGCTTTTAACGTTTCTTATGGCGATTTAGCTACAGGATTTTCTGTATTTGTTAAAATTAATCTTAGCCTTGCAATCTTCAATCTAATCCCAATTCCACCACTTGATGGCTCACGAATCTTATATCCAATTGCACCAGAATTTGTTCAAGATTTTTTTGATAAACTTGAATCTTATGGACCGATTTTTATTCTCATGATAATGTTTCTGTTTTCGACAGTCATTTCGAGCTATATTAGTTTATGTATGAGTTTTACTCTTGAAGGGTTTGCGGTTCTTTTAAGATTTTTTGGCTTGTAG
- the rpmI gene encoding 50S ribosomal protein L35, with protein sequence MPKMKTHKGTAKRMKLTGSGKVVRRRAFKNHMLSKKSKSRKRRINTTATVEGAMAKNIKRALGVK encoded by the coding sequence ATGCCTAAAATGAAAACACATAAAGGCACAGCTAAGCGAATGAAGCTTACTGGAAGCGGCAAAGTAGTACGCCGTCGAGCCTTTAAGAACCATATGCTTTCAAAAAAGAGCAAGAGTCGAAAACGACGAATTAATACCACTGCAACCGTTGAAGGTGCAATGGCTAAAAATATTAAACGAGCATTGGGAGTAAAATAA
- the gyrA gene encoding DNA gyrase subunit A: protein MEDKNKKPLEGEIVEQQNHSKVLEYRTVEDVMEDSFLRYSMSVIIDRALPDVRDGMKPVHRRVLYTMGEMGVRPGSAFKKSARIVGDVMGKYHPHGDSSIYDSMVRLAQDWVMRYPLVEGQGNFGSMDGDPAAAMRYTEARLGRIGDILLNDLDKDTVDFRPNYDGSESEPSVLPAKLPNLLLNGQMGIAVGMATSIPTHNLSEIVDATVELINNPEAKLEDLMKHVKGPDFPTGAVVYGGAPMIQAYRTGRGSVTMRAIAEIVETKRGRHQIVVSEIPYNVNKASLIEKIAELVKEKKVTSIADLRDESARGMVKIVIDLKKDAYPKKVLNQLYKLTPLQSNFHYNMLALVDGVQPRVLGLKEMLDEFVKHRRHVVRRRTEFELKKAKARAHILEGLKIALDHIDEVIATIRASKTTDIAEKALREKFGLTEIQAKAILAMQLRRLTGLEREAIEEELAALLKLIGELEAILADENEILRIIKEELLEMKEKYGDERKTKIINRELGKFSDEELIPEEESVILLTGENYIKRTLLADYRRQNRGGKGKRGMTTKDQDIIDQLVPASTHDWLLFFTNKGRVFRLKAYEVPAASLQAKGVAAVNLLQLQPEEKITSIIKLEQNSSTEDYLFMATVKGTVKKTALKDFTNIRTNGLNAINLDEGDELRWIQKTNGQSDIIVSTSAGQAVRFNENDVRSMGRAARGVRGVRLRPNDNVVGMDVAKDGTQKLLVISANGYGKATKVSNFEVKHRGGIGVKAAITTAKTGPIVSVQTLPEAVSDALMISSGGQTIRVAVKDIPTLGRTTQGVRIMKLSDGDTVASVGLMEENREEE, encoded by the coding sequence ATGGAAGATAAGAATAAAAAACCTCTTGAGGGTGAAATTGTTGAACAACAAAACCATTCGAAAGTTCTAGAATATCGAACAGTTGAAGATGTGATGGAAGATTCGTTCCTTCGATATTCGATGTCGGTGATTATCGACCGTGCGCTACCGGATGTTCGTGACGGAATGAAACCAGTTCATCGTCGCGTGCTCTATACGATGGGGGAAATGGGTGTTCGACCAGGATCGGCATTCAAAAAATCTGCACGTATTGTCGGTGACGTAATGGGTAAATACCACCCGCACGGTGATAGCTCAATTTATGACTCAATGGTTCGCTTGGCGCAAGATTGGGTAATGCGATATCCCCTCGTTGAAGGTCAAGGAAACTTTGGTTCGATGGATGGTGATCCGGCTGCTGCGATGCGTTATACTGAGGCGCGTCTTGGTCGAATCGGTGATATTTTGTTGAACGATCTCGATAAAGATACTGTTGATTTTCGACCAAACTATGACGGTTCTGAAAGTGAACCATCAGTTCTTCCAGCAAAATTACCAAATCTTCTTTTGAATGGTCAAATGGGTATTGCTGTTGGTATGGCGACAAGTATTCCAACTCACAATTTAAGCGAAATTGTTGACGCAACGGTTGAACTTATAAATAATCCAGAAGCTAAGCTCGAAGATTTAATGAAACACGTTAAGGGTCCAGATTTCCCAACTGGTGCCGTAGTCTACGGTGGAGCTCCAATGATTCAAGCTTATCGAACTGGTCGCGGAAGTGTTACTATGCGAGCGATTGCTGAAATTGTTGAAACTAAACGCGGTCGTCATCAAATCGTTGTCTCAGAAATTCCATACAACGTAAATAAAGCTTCCCTAATCGAAAAGATTGCCGAATTGGTAAAAGAGAAGAAAGTTACTTCAATCGCTGACCTTCGAGATGAATCTGCGCGTGGAATGGTTAAAATTGTAATTGATCTTAAAAAAGATGCGTATCCAAAGAAGGTTCTCAATCAGCTCTACAAATTAACACCACTTCAATCAAACTTCCACTATAACATGCTTGCATTGGTTGATGGTGTTCAGCCTCGAGTGCTTGGTTTGAAAGAAATGCTTGACGAATTCGTTAAACACCGTCGTCACGTTGTTCGTCGCCGAACAGAATTTGAACTTAAGAAAGCAAAAGCTCGTGCACATATTTTGGAAGGCTTAAAGATTGCGCTTGATCACATTGATGAAGTTATCGCAACAATTCGAGCTTCAAAAACTACTGATATTGCTGAAAAAGCTTTGCGTGAAAAATTTGGTCTAACTGAAATTCAAGCAAAAGCAATTCTTGCAATGCAACTCCGCCGATTGACTGGACTGGAACGTGAAGCGATCGAAGAAGAATTAGCGGCACTATTGAAACTTATTGGCGAACTTGAAGCTATTCTCGCCGACGAGAATGAAATCCTTCGAATTATTAAAGAAGAACTTCTCGAAATGAAAGAGAAATATGGTGATGAGCGTAAAACTAAGATTATCAATCGTGAACTTGGTAAATTCTCAGATGAAGAGCTTATTCCTGAAGAAGAAAGTGTAATTCTCTTAACGGGTGAAAATTACATCAAAAGAACTCTTCTCGCAGATTATCGCCGACAAAATCGTGGCGGAAAAGGCAAGCGCGGAATGACAACAAAAGATCAAGATATTATTGATCAGTTAGTTCCAGCAAGTACACACGATTGGCTATTGTTCTTTACGAATAAAGGTCGAGTATTTAGGCTTAAAGCTTATGAAGTTCCAGCGGCTAGTCTTCAAGCGAAGGGCGTTGCAGCAGTAAATCTATTGCAACTTCAACCTGAAGAGAAAATTACATCAATTATCAAGCTTGAACAAAATAGTAGTACAGAAGATTACCTCTTTATGGCTACTGTAAAGGGTACTGTAAAAAAGACAGCACTTAAAGATTTCACTAATATTCGAACAAATGGTTTGAACGCGATCAATCTTGATGAAGGTGATGAATTGCGCTGGATTCAAAAAACTAATGGTCAAAGCGATATTATCGTATCGACGTCTGCAGGACAAGCCGTTCGATTTAATGAAAATGATGTTCGTTCGATGGGTCGCGCTGCTCGCGGTGTGCGTGGTGTTCGTCTCCGACCAAATGACAACGTTGTTGGAATGGATGTTGCTAAAGATGGAACGCAAAAACTTCTTGTTATTTCGGCGAATGGATACGGGAAAGCAACGAAAGTTTCAAACTTTGAAGTTAAACATCGTGGTGGAATTGGCGTTAAGGCTGCAATTACAACTGCAAAAACTGGTCCAATTGTTTCAGTCCAAACTTTGCCAGAAGCTGTTTCAGATGCATTAATGATTTCAAGTGGTGGCCAAACTATTCGTGTTGCGGTTAAAGATATTCCAACTCTTGGCAGAACAACACAAGGGGTTCGAATAATGAAACTTTCTGATGGTGACACGGTCGCAAGCGTTGGTCTAATGGAAGAAAACCGAGAGGAAGAATAA
- a CDS encoding TraM recognition domain-containing protein: MSIWIILFISFIIICVAAYFVFDQYKKMVREAKNYERGLKMVPIRIHLPPPSDDLETGGRDERDVVDEVLSEAQTMYNIIASTAMKGFKTRLYGQRHISFEIVASDGLVRYYAVVPAVLTETIKQAISAAYPAARLEEVEMENIFSQQGKMQGVIGGEFELKKDFYYPIATYQESRRDAARALLDALSGVERGDGAAIQIMFRPAPENWTNKSNQKVESIRNGKSKKSSAAGALDIMEALWKPPTYGINNSSADFPQLTALENEEIQAIEDKTKYPGYEVLTRVITSSSTAAKSQAILQSIVSAFSLFDSPRYNGFKFNMTTDVDELITAYIFRFFPQSTNKNILNSVELSTIFHLPDQNSIPTGKVERQRIRQVDGPTEPMREGLLIGVNEFRGIEKQIRLGINDRRRHTYIIGQTGMGKSKLLENLAYQDIMEGRGFCFIDPHGDSAEELLGMIPQSRMDDVIYFNPSDTENPLGFNIFEIESPEDMDFVISETNSMLKSLFDPGNTGVVGPRMENIVRNAALLLMSDPDGGTFMDIPKVLVDPEFAKQKIKYLRNQRAIDFWTKEWPASQRSNDAGELVSWVVSKWAPFESGLINNIIGQKKSAFNIREVMDNNKILLVNLSKGKLGEAAAKLLGMVFVMKFQAAAMSRADIPEDERKDFCLFVDEFQNFATDSFESILSEARKYRLNLILANQFTTQLKDSIKDAIFGNVPNKIVGRVGIDDAEILQKAFTPTFTAEDLTKTPNYNSITTVLVNGFPSAPFTMKLLPPIGRSNSEIREGLRKYSASKYGRPRAIVEDEIRKRLSVNPTPKPAQRPMSPTVPQVAQKPQISWQERAINATEPASANSSSKPQDSFLDDWIKKRDELRNKTVSTEENNVPKSNLARTFQKNILQTQQQNSSGLQNKNNPQIQQQIRSPQMQYNSVIQDITSSKEEKVESNRLSIREEPSQDKTGSIKKIGNDEVIFKIR, translated from the coding sequence ATGAGTATTTGGATAATCTTATTTATTAGTTTTATAATTATATGTGTAGCTGCATATTTTGTCTTTGATCAGTATAAAAAAATGGTTCGTGAGGCTAAGAACTATGAGCGTGGGCTAAAAATGGTTCCTATTCGAATTCACCTTCCTCCACCAAGCGATGATCTTGAGACTGGTGGTCGCGATGAGCGTGATGTGGTCGATGAAGTTCTTTCTGAAGCTCAGACAATGTATAATATTATTGCTAGCACAGCAATGAAGGGCTTTAAGACGAGACTTTATGGTCAGAGGCATATTTCTTTCGAAATTGTAGCAAGTGATGGATTGGTTCGATATTACGCGGTGGTTCCAGCAGTTTTGACGGAAACAATCAAACAAGCAATTTCTGCTGCATATCCTGCAGCAAGACTTGAAGAGGTTGAGATGGAAAACATTTTTTCTCAGCAGGGAAAAATGCAAGGTGTAATTGGGGGTGAATTCGAGCTTAAAAAAGATTTTTATTACCCAATTGCAACTTATCAGGAAAGTCGTAGAGATGCTGCCCGTGCCTTGCTCGACGCTTTAAGTGGGGTTGAACGCGGGGATGGAGCGGCTATTCAGATTATGTTTCGTCCAGCCCCAGAAAATTGGACAAATAAATCAAACCAAAAAGTTGAATCAATTCGAAATGGTAAATCCAAAAAAAGCAGTGCAGCAGGCGCCCTTGACATAATGGAAGCCTTATGGAAACCGCCAACATACGGAATAAATAATTCATCGGCAGACTTTCCTCAATTAACGGCGCTAGAGAATGAAGAGATTCAAGCAATTGAAGATAAAACCAAATATCCAGGATATGAAGTTTTAACTCGAGTTATCACGTCTTCATCAACGGCCGCTAAAAGTCAAGCAATTTTACAATCTATCGTTTCAGCATTTTCGCTTTTTGATTCACCTCGTTATAACGGTTTTAAATTTAATATGACAACAGATGTTGATGAGCTTATTACCGCTTATATTTTTCGATTTTTCCCACAAAGTACGAATAAAAATATTTTGAACAGTGTAGAACTTTCGACAATATTTCATTTACCTGATCAAAATTCAATTCCTACAGGAAAGGTTGAACGGCAAAGAATCCGTCAAGTTGATGGGCCGACCGAACCAATGCGAGAAGGTTTGTTAATTGGAGTTAACGAATTCCGTGGCATTGAAAAACAGATTCGCCTTGGAATTAATGACCGCCGTCGACACACTTACATTATTGGACAAACTGGTATGGGTAAATCGAAACTTCTTGAAAATCTTGCTTATCAAGATATTATGGAAGGCCGAGGTTTTTGCTTTATCGATCCGCACGGAGATTCTGCTGAAGAACTTCTAGGGATGATTCCTCAATCTCGAATGGATGATGTGATTTACTTTAATCCGAGTGATACTGAAAACCCATTAGGTTTTAATATTTTCGAAATTGAAAGTCCTGAAGATATGGACTTTGTGATTTCTGAAACTAACTCGATGTTGAAATCGCTTTTCGATCCAGGAAACACGGGAGTTGTTGGTCCGCGAATGGAAAATATCGTGCGAAATGCAGCCTTGTTGTTGATGAGTGATCCAGATGGTGGAACATTTATGGATATTCCAAAAGTTTTGGTTGATCCTGAATTTGCAAAGCAGAAAATTAAATACCTTCGAAATCAACGTGCGATTGATTTCTGGACGAAAGAGTGGCCTGCATCTCAAAGATCTAATGACGCGGGTGAGCTTGTTTCTTGGGTTGTTTCAAAATGGGCACCTTTCGAAAGTGGGTTAATTAACAATATTATTGGCCAGAAAAAAAGCGCCTTTAATATTCGAGAAGTAATGGATAATAATAAAATCTTGCTCGTTAACCTTTCTAAAGGTAAGCTTGGTGAAGCTGCCGCAAAGCTACTAGGTATGGTTTTCGTGATGAAATTCCAAGCAGCAGCGATGAGTCGAGCAGATATACCTGAGGATGAGCGAAAAGACTTTTGTCTATTTGTTGACGAGTTCCAAAACTTTGCAACAGATTCGTTTGAATCAATTCTATCTGAAGCTCGAAAATACCGCTTGAATCTTATTCTTGCAAACCAGTTTACAACTCAGTTGAAGGATTCGATTAAAGATGCTATTTTCGGAAACGTTCCAAATAAAATTGTTGGTCGAGTTGGTATTGATGATGCTGAGATTCTTCAAAAGGCATTCACCCCAACGTTTACGGCAGAAGACCTAACTAAAACACCAAATTATAACTCAATTACAACAGTTTTGGTTAACGGTTTTCCTTCAGCGCCTTTCACGATGAAGCTTTTGCCACCAATTGGTCGTTCGAACTCGGAGATTCGTGAAGGTTTAAGGAAGTATTCTGCTTCAAAATACGGTAGGCCTCGTGCGATTGTTGAAGATGAGATTCGAAAGCGCTTAAGTGTTAACCCTACACCAAAGCCAGCTCAACGTCCTATGAGTCCTACTGTTCCTCAAGTAGCACAAAAACCGCAGATTAGTTGGCAGGAAAGAGCGATTAACGCTACTGAACCGGCATCAGCTAATAGTTCTAGTAAGCCTCAAGATTCTTTTCTTGATGATTGGATTAAAAAGCGTGATGAATTAAGAAATAAAACGGTAAGCACTGAAGAAAATAACGTGCCAAAGAGCAATTTAGCGCGAACATTTCAAAAGAATATTCTACAGACTCAGCAACAGAATTCAAGTGGATTACAAAATAAAAATAATCCACAAATTCAACAGCAGATTCGATCACCACAAATGCAGTATAATTCTGTGATCCAAGATATTACTTCTTCAAAAGAAGAGAAGGTAGAATCAAATCGATTATCGATACGGGAAGAGCCATCTCAGGATAAGACTGGTAGCATTAAAAAAATCGGTAACGATGAGGTAATATTTAAAATCAGGTAA
- the infC gene encoding translation initiation factor IF-3 gives MLKNSSSKGRKIISKKIRINEEIRAREVRVIGQSGEQLGIMSSKEAFDLAQDANLDLVEISPNAEPPVVKIIDWGKFQYQKMKEQQKNKRKAKQVELKQMRFGLKIGAGDLEIKLRKVKKFLAAGNKVKIQIVFKGREMAHKEIGFEMAKKILSLLEEDAIVEQQPQMAGRNLSLVVRSK, from the coding sequence TTGCTGAAAAATAGCAGCTCGAAAGGAAGGAAAATTATTAGCAAAAAAATTCGAATCAATGAAGAAATTCGCGCTCGCGAAGTTCGCGTTATTGGTCAAAGTGGTGAGCAACTTGGAATTATGAGCTCAAAAGAAGCCTTCGATCTTGCACAAGATGCAAATCTTGATCTAGTCGAAATCTCACCTAATGCCGAACCTCCTGTTGTTAAGATTATTGACTGGGGAAAATTCCAGTATCAAAAAATGAAGGAACAACAGAAGAATAAACGCAAAGCTAAACAGGTCGAGTTGAAGCAAATGCGCTTTGGCTTGAAAATTGGAGCTGGTGATCTAGAAATTAAACTTCGAAAAGTTAAAAAGTTTTTAGCAGCCGGAAATAAAGTTAAAATCCAAATTGTTTTCAAAGGACGCGAGATGGCTCATAAAGAAATTGGCTTCGAAATGGCTAAAAAAATTCTCTCCCTCCTAGAAGAAGACGCTATCGTCGAACAGCAACCTCAGATGGCTGGCCGCAATCTGAGTTTAGTAGTAAGGAGTAAATAA
- the gyrB gene encoding DNA topoisomerase (ATP-hydrolyzing) subunit B, with the protein MSKQKESNYDGSQIQVLEGLEPVRKRPGMYIGSTGYEGVHHLIKEIADNSIDEAIAGYGTKVIVRILADGGVNITDDGRGIPIDIHPKTGKSTLETVLTILHAGGKFGGGGYKVSSGLHGVGSSVVNALSTKMIAEVVKKGQLYRIEFERGVPTTELKKLGKTDREDGTSITFYPDPTIFKETVTFDYKWVVNYLRHQAYLTKGVYTQVDDERTGERQAFYFEGGIQSYVKSLNVGKEVLSDQPFYVEKKVEDSIVEVAIQYNDSYNENVRAFANNVINPDGGTHVVGFRSSLTQTINEYARKNNLLKEKEDNLSGDDIREGLTAIILVKLPDPQFEGQTKNKLGNPEVRRYVQQVMNEYFGYYLDENPAVAKKIVNKALLAARARKAARAARENVIRKGVLDGLNLPGKLADCSSKKPEECELYIVEGDSAGGSAKNGRDAKTQAILPLRGKVLNTERARLDKMLANNEIVSLIKGMGVGIGEQFDISGLRYHRIIIMTDADVDGSHIATLLMTFFFRYMREVVEGGHIYLAKPPLFLLKGAGNKHYYVYSDEERDAKIKELIEERKARGTNINPEDNEIKQAGLTGIQRYKGLGEMDATQLWETTMNPENRVLVQLKLEDAEKADAIFTKLMGSEVSMRKSFIQANAKYVNLEELDV; encoded by the coding sequence ATGTCTAAACAAAAAGAAAGCAACTACGACGGGTCGCAGATTCAAGTTCTCGAAGGTCTTGAGCCTGTTCGAAAACGCCCGGGAATGTATATTGGCTCGACTGGTTATGAGGGAGTTCACCACTTAATTAAAGAAATCGCAGATAACTCTATCGACGAAGCAATCGCTGGTTATGGAACAAAAGTTATCGTGCGAATTTTAGCTGATGGCGGCGTGAATATTACCGACGATGGTCGTGGAATTCCTATTGATATCCACCCAAAAACTGGTAAAAGTACGCTTGAAACCGTTTTAACTATCTTGCACGCTGGTGGTAAATTTGGTGGCGGCGGCTATAAAGTTTCTTCTGGTCTGCACGGTGTTGGTTCAAGTGTGGTTAACGCACTTTCAACAAAAATGATCGCTGAAGTTGTCAAAAAAGGTCAGTTGTATCGAATTGAATTTGAACGTGGAGTTCCAACAACTGAACTTAAAAAACTTGGAAAAACCGATCGCGAAGATGGAACAAGTATTACGTTTTATCCAGATCCAACAATTTTCAAAGAAACGGTTACGTTTGATTATAAGTGGGTTGTAAATTATCTTCGCCACCAAGCATATTTAACTAAAGGTGTTTATACTCAAGTTGATGATGAGCGAACTGGTGAGCGACAAGCTTTCTATTTTGAAGGTGGAATTCAAAGCTACGTAAAAAGTTTGAATGTTGGCAAAGAAGTTCTTTCAGACCAACCTTTCTATGTTGAAAAGAAAGTTGAAGATTCTATTGTTGAAGTGGCAATTCAGTATAATGATAGCTACAATGAAAATGTTCGGGCTTTTGCTAATAACGTTATTAACCCCGATGGCGGAACGCACGTTGTTGGCTTTCGAAGCTCACTAACTCAAACAATTAACGAATATGCACGTAAAAATAATCTTCTTAAAGAGAAAGAAGATAACCTTTCAGGCGATGATATTCGCGAAGGTTTGACTGCAATTATTTTGGTAAAATTACCAGACCCACAATTTGAAGGTCAGACTAAAAATAAATTAGGAAATCCAGAAGTTCGCCGCTATGTTCAACAGGTAATGAACGAATATTTTGGCTACTATCTTGATGAAAATCCAGCAGTTGCAAAAAAGATTGTTAATAAAGCACTTCTTGCAGCTCGAGCACGAAAAGCTGCGCGTGCAGCTCGTGAAAATGTGATTCGAAAAGGCGTTTTGGACGGATTGAATCTGCCAGGAAAACTCGCCGATTGTTCTTCGAAAAAGCCAGAAGAGTGCGAACTCTATATCGTTGAGGGAGACTCGGCGGGTGGATCTGCTAAGAATGGTCGTGACGCAAAGACTCAAGCGATCTTACCGCTTCGTGGTAAAGTTTTGAACACAGAACGCGCACGTCTAGATAAAATGCTTGCCAATAACGAAATCGTTTCGCTAATTAAGGGTATGGGTGTTGGAATTGGTGAACAATTTGATATTTCAGGTTTGCGATATCATCGAATTATTATTATGACCGATGCCGATGTCGACGGAAGTCACATTGCAACACTTCTTATGACTTTCTTCTTCCGTTATATGCGAGAAGTTGTTGAAGGTGGTCATATCTATCTTGCAAAACCTCCACTTTTCTTACTGAAAGGTGCGGGAAATAAACATTATTATGTTTATAGTGACGAAGAACGTGACGCAAAGATTAAGGAATTGATCGAAGAACGAAAAGCTCGCGGAACAAACATTAACCCAGAAGATAACGAAATTAAGCAAGCTGGTCTTACGGGAATTCAGCGTTATAAGGGTCTTGGTGAAATGGATGCAACTCAGCTTTGGGAAACCACAATGAATCCAGAGAACCGCGTACTTGTTCAGCTTAAGCTTGAAGATGCCGAAAAGGCGGATGCGATCTTTACGAAACTTATGGGAAGTGAAGTCTCAATGCGAAAAAGCTTTATTCAAGCAAATGCAAAATATGTTAACCTTGAGGAATTGGATGTTTAA
- the rplT gene encoding 50S ribosomal protein L20: MRVKRGVTARAKHKKILKAAKGMQHARTRSYRLAKQGVIRSLQYAYRDRRNRKRDLRALWITRINIAARENGTTYGKLIAGLKAKNIELDRKVLAELAVSEPKAFAKIVESVK; this comes from the coding sequence ATGCGAGTAAAACGAGGTGTAACAGCACGAGCAAAGCATAAGAAAATCCTAAAAGCAGCTAAAGGAATGCAACATGCACGAACACGTTCATATCGTTTAGCTAAACAAGGCGTGATTCGCTCATTGCAATATGCATACCGCGACCGCCGAAATCGCAAACGCGATCTTCGAGCTCTCTGGATTACTCGAATCAATATCGCTGCACGCGAAAACGGAACAACTTATGGTAAACTTATCGCCGGTCTAAAAGCGAAGAATATCGAGTTAGATCGAAAAGTTCTTGCAGAATTAGCAGTAAGTGAACCTAAAGCTTTTGCGAAGATTGTTGAATCAGTAAAATAA
- a CDS encoding YifB family Mg chelatase-like AAA ATPase produces MVSKVISAAPIGYEAEIIEVEGDSSKGLPGLQIVGMGNKAIDEAKERVRSAIKNSMLDFPAKKIVINLAPAELPKDGTFFDLPIAISILTLSGQIKQHEIKSKAFIGELSLSGELRPVKGIINILEKLRNSGINEVFIPLDNLESSSLIDGIKIIAAKNLKEIFLHLKGEKTIANQIIEHNHEKAQNQTELDDIIGQEQAKRALTIAIAGHHNILLTGPPGTGKTMLAQAALNLLPNLSKEEILEVLKIHGLVEDVDSKISRPFRTPHHTASKVSIIGGGSKALPGEISLAHNGVLFLDEMPEFPKSVLESLRQPLEDRKITISRTNRKSSYPANFMLIATMNPCPCGFYGDETKECTCSPAQISNYQRKLSGPLIDRIDMVVNVNRIKNENLLKTTPSKKSEHANAKKQIEKSLKLQHKRYECSNLYNSMAKTNVVKSSFKISKEAEDLLNLATSKLDLSVRSYLKILKVSRTIADLEESEEIKANHISEAIQYRQKTETY; encoded by the coding sequence ATGGTGAGTAAAGTTATTTCAGCCGCGCCAATCGGCTATGAAGCAGAAATTATTGAAGTAGAGGGAGATTCTTCGAAAGGATTACCAGGACTACAAATTGTTGGGATGGGCAATAAAGCAATCGATGAAGCAAAAGAGCGAGTTCGCAGTGCGATAAAAAACTCCATGCTCGATTTCCCTGCTAAAAAGATTGTTATCAACCTTGCACCGGCGGAATTACCTAAGGACGGAACTTTTTTTGACCTACCAATTGCAATTTCCATCTTGACACTATCTGGTCAGATTAAACAACACGAAATTAAATCTAAAGCCTTTATTGGCGAACTTTCTCTTAGTGGCGAACTTAGACCCGTAAAAGGTATTATTAATATTTTAGAGAAACTTCGAAATAGCGGTATTAATGAGGTTTTTATACCTTTAGATAATTTAGAGTCGAGTTCTTTAATAGATGGAATTAAAATAATTGCTGCAAAAAATCTAAAAGAGATTTTTCTTCATTTAAAAGGTGAAAAAACCATTGCTAACCAAATCATTGAGCATAACCACGAAAAAGCACAAAACCAAACAGAATTAGACGATATTATAGGTCAAGAACAAGCTAAGCGAGCACTTACAATTGCTATCGCCGGTCATCACAATATACTACTAACAGGCCCTCCAGGAACCGGAAAAACAATGTTGGCACAAGCTGCTTTAAATCTTTTACCCAACCTTTCTAAAGAAGAGATTCTTGAAGTTCTAAAAATTCATGGATTGGTTGAAGATGTTGACTCTAAAATATCTCGCCCTTTTAGGACCCCGCATCACACAGCTAGCAAAGTTTCGATTATTGGAGGTGGCTCTAAAGCGTTACCAGGTGAAATTAGTTTAGCTCATAATGGTGTGCTTTTCTTAGATGAGATGCCCGAATTTCCGAAGTCCGTTCTCGAAAGTTTAAGGCAGCCTCTTGAAGATAGAAAAATCACAATTTCACGTACGAATCGTAAAAGCTCCTACCCTGCAAATTTTATGCTTATTGCTACAATGAACCCTTGCCCTTGCGGTTTTTATGGGGATGAAACCAAAGAATGCACATGCTCACCAGCGCAAATTTCAAATTACCAAAGAAAATTATCTGGACCTTTAATAGACCGCATCGACATGGTGGTAAATGTTAACAGAATTAAAAATGAGAATCTATTAAAAACCACTCCATCCAAAAAAAGTGAACATGCTAATGCTAAAAAACAGATAGAAAAGTCGTTAAAATTACAGCATAAGCGTTATGAGTGTAGTAATTTATACAACAGTATGGCAAAAACAAATGTTGTAAAAAGTAGTTTCAAAATTTCAAAAGAAGCAGAAGATCTGCTCAATCTTGCAACTAGCAAATTGGATCTTTCGGTGCGATCTTATTTAAAAATATTAAAGGTTTCTCGAACAATTGCAGATCTTGAAGAATCTGAAGAAATTAAGGCGAACCACATTAGTGAAGCTATCCAGTATCGCCAAAAAACCGAAACTTATTAA